The stretch of DNA GCGAGCGGGTGCCTGATCACTCCCGGGCTGATCAACACCCACCACCACCTCTACCAGTGGCTCACCCGCGGCTGGGCGCAGGACGCGATCCTGTTCGACTGGCTCGTCGCGCTCTATCCGACCTGGGCGCGCATCGACGCCGACCTGGTGCGGTCGGGCGCGGCCGCGGCGATGGCGGTGCTCGCGCGCTCGGGCTGCACCCTCGTCGGCGACCACCACTACGTCTTCCCGCAGGGCGGCGGCGACATCATCGGCGGCATCGTCGAGGCGGCTTCCGAGGTCGGGGTCCGACTGCATGCCACGCGCGGATCGATGGACCTCGGGCGATCGCAGGGCGGACTCCCTCCCGATTTCGCGGTCGAGACGACCGACGCGATCCTCGAGGCGAGCATCCAGGCGGTCTCCCGCTATCACGACCCGTCTCCGGATGCGCGGGTGCAGGTCGCGCTGGCCCCCTGCTCGCCGTTCTCAGTGACGGGCGAGCTGCTCCGAGAGTCGGCGGCACTCGCCCGTGACCTCGGTGTCCGCCTGCACACGCACGGCGCCGAGACCGTCGAGGAGGAGGCGTTCTGCCGCGAACGCTTCGGCATGGGCCCCACCGACTACCTCGAGGGTCTCGGCTGGCTCGGCCGCGACGTCTGGATGGCGCACTGCGTCCACCTCGACGAGCGTGACATCGCGAAGTTCGCGGCGACCGGCACCGGCGTGGCGCACTGCCCGTCGTCGAACGGGCGCCTCGCGGCAGGGATGGCGCCCATCGCCGACCTCCTGCGCGCCGGCGCCCCGGTGGGTCTCGGGGTCGACGGCGCCGCGTCGAACGAATCGGGGCAGCTCGCCACCGAGATCCGGCAGGCGGTGCTGATGGGGCGATTGCGCTCCGGCGCCGACCGGATGAGCGGGCGGGATGCGCTGCGGATCGCCACTATGGGCGGCGCCCGTGTGCTCGGGCGCGACGCGGACCTCGGATCGCTCGAGCCGGGCAAGCTCGCCGACATCGCCGTCTGGCGCATCGACGGCGTCGAACACGCGGGGATCGCCGATCCCGTGGCAGCCTTGACCCTCGGCGCTCAGCCGCCGCTATCGCTACTACTCGTCGGAGGTGAGGCCGTCGTGCGCGACGGAGAACTCGTGAAGTCGGACAGTCGGGCCATCGCCCGCCGTGGCGCGGACGCCGCGCGCACCCTGGCGGCGCGCGCATGAGCGGAGGCATCCCGGTCTACTTCGATTGCGACACCGGCATCGACGACACCTTGGCGCTGTTCTACCTGCTGTCGCGTCCGAACCACGATCTCGTCGGGGTCGGCTGCGTCAGCGGCAACGTCGACGCGGCGCAGGCGGCCCGCAACACGCTCGACCTGCTCGCCCTCGCCGGGCGCCCCGACGTGCCGGTCGCGGTGGGCGAGCACGACTTCCTCACCGCGCCCTACACGCAGGGGCCGGCGCACATCCACGGCGTGAACGGTGTCGGCGACGTCACGTTGGCGACGAGTGGCGAGCCGGTCGAGCAGGACGCGGCCGACCTCCTCATCGCCCTCTCACACCAATACGAGGGCGCCCTGGAGGTCATCGCCGTCGGTCCGTTGACGAACCTCGCCGTCGCGGTCGCCCGCGACCCGGAGCTCGCCTCTCGCGTCGCGCGGGTCACGATCATGGGTGGCGCCGCGCTCGCGCCCGGCAACCTCTCGCCGGCGGCGGAGGCGAACATCGGTCACGATCCGGAGGCCGCCGCAGCGGTGTTCGACGCCGGATGGCCCGTGACGATGGTCGGCCTCGACGTGACGATGCACCACCGGATGACCGATGCGGAGCGTCAGCAGCTCGTCGCCGCGGGCACTCCGCTGCAGACCACGCTCGCCGAGATCCTCGACACCTATTTCGGTTTCTACGACGGCATCCTCGGCGTCCGCGAATGCACCCTGCACGACCCCCTCGCGGTCGCCGTCGCGACCGGCGACGCGGTGCCGAGCCTCGCGCCGGTGGTCAAGGTGAAGGTGGAGACCGGGTCGGGGCCTGCGCGCGGGGCGACCGTCGCCGACCTGCGGGGCATGTACCGGGGCCATCCGCCCGTCGAGGGTGCTCGGCACACGGTCGTGCTCACGATCGATCGCCCGTTCGGCCCCGACATGCTCGAGGCTCTTCTCGCCCTGAAACCGGCGAGCTGACGTGAGCGCCCGAGACGGGAACCGGCCGCCTCGCACCCGGCGTCTGCGACGCCTCGCAGTGGGGCTCTGGATCGG from Herbiconiux sp. L3-i23 encodes:
- a CDS encoding nucleoside hydrolase, translating into MSGGIPVYFDCDTGIDDTLALFYLLSRPNHDLVGVGCVSGNVDAAQAARNTLDLLALAGRPDVPVAVGEHDFLTAPYTQGPAHIHGVNGVGDVTLATSGEPVEQDAADLLIALSHQYEGALEVIAVGPLTNLAVAVARDPELASRVARVTIMGGAALAPGNLSPAAEANIGHDPEAAAAVFDAGWPVTMVGLDVTMHHRMTDAERQQLVAAGTPLQTTLAEILDTYFGFYDGILGVRECTLHDPLAVAVATGDAVPSLAPVVKVKVETGSGPARGATVADLRGMYRGHPPVEGARHTVVLTIDRPFGPDMLEALLALKPAS
- a CDS encoding 8-oxoguanine deaminase, whose protein sequence is MTRTILRGGHVVTVDAADTEHADGTVAIEDGRIIAVGDAAPAGWDDAEIVDASGCLITPGLINTHHHLYQWLTRGWAQDAILFDWLVALYPTWARIDADLVRSGAAAAMAVLARSGCTLVGDHHYVFPQGGGDIIGGIVEAASEVGVRLHATRGSMDLGRSQGGLPPDFAVETTDAILEASIQAVSRYHDPSPDARVQVALAPCSPFSVTGELLRESAALARDLGVRLHTHGAETVEEEAFCRERFGMGPTDYLEGLGWLGRDVWMAHCVHLDERDIAKFAATGTGVAHCPSSNGRLAAGMAPIADLLRAGAPVGLGVDGAASNESGQLATEIRQAVLMGRLRSGADRMSGRDALRIATMGGARVLGRDADLGSLEPGKLADIAVWRIDGVEHAGIADPVAALTLGAQPPLSLLLVGGEAVVRDGELVKSDSRAIARRGADAARTLAARA